One region of Skermanella mucosa genomic DNA includes:
- the chrA gene encoding chromate efflux transporter, with protein sequence MTDIPADRSGPPRPGTSDGRGNGTGNGAGGAGHGVGLGTAFRVWLRIGLLSFGGPAGQIALMHRILVEELRWIGETRFLHALNYCMLLPGPEAQQLTVYIGWLMHRTAGGLIAGILFVLPGVVSIMALSVIYAGFGTVPLVAAVFFGLKAAVLAIVLQAVVRLGGRALRNGAALGIAAAAFAAIFLFDVPFPLIVLGAGLIGLAGGHFGWKAFAGGGGGHASAGGRTVADAESLLGEEIPAHARPTLAWSLKVAAVCLALWLGPILALGLALGWDDVFTRIALFFSKMAVVTFGGAYAVLAYVAQQAVETYGWLRPGEMLDGLGMAETTPGPLIMVLQFVGFMGAFRDPGSLPPMLAGVLAGLLATWVTFVPCFLWIFLGAPFVEKLRGNRALGAALGAITAAVVGVILNLAIWFALHVLFREVREVRVAGMTVDWPVPASVDAAALLLSAAALVAVFRFKAGVLTVIGACAAAGLLLHLVG encoded by the coding sequence ATGACAGACATCCCCGCCGACCGCTCCGGTCCGCCGCGGCCCGGCACGTCCGATGGTAGGGGCAACGGTACGGGCAATGGTGCGGGCGGTGCCGGCCATGGCGTCGGCCTGGGAACGGCGTTCCGCGTCTGGCTGCGGATCGGCCTGCTGAGCTTCGGCGGGCCGGCCGGGCAGATAGCGTTGATGCACAGGATCCTGGTCGAGGAGCTGCGCTGGATCGGCGAGACCCGGTTCCTGCACGCCCTCAACTATTGCATGCTGCTGCCCGGGCCGGAGGCCCAGCAGCTCACCGTCTATATCGGCTGGCTGATGCACAGGACGGCGGGCGGGCTGATCGCCGGCATCCTGTTCGTGCTGCCCGGCGTCGTCTCGATCATGGCGCTGAGCGTGATCTATGCCGGATTCGGCACGGTGCCGCTGGTCGCGGCGGTGTTCTTCGGCCTGAAGGCGGCGGTGCTGGCGATCGTGCTCCAGGCGGTGGTCCGGCTGGGCGGCAGGGCGCTGAGGAACGGGGCGGCGCTGGGCATCGCGGCGGCGGCGTTCGCGGCCATCTTCCTGTTCGACGTGCCGTTCCCGCTGATCGTGCTGGGGGCGGGGCTGATCGGCCTGGCGGGCGGGCATTTCGGGTGGAAAGCCTTCGCGGGCGGAGGAGGCGGCCATGCCTCTGCCGGGGGGAGGACGGTCGCCGATGCCGAGTCGCTGCTGGGCGAGGAGATCCCGGCCCATGCCCGGCCGACCCTGGCGTGGTCGCTGAAGGTCGCCGCCGTGTGCCTCGCCCTGTGGCTCGGCCCGATCCTGGCGCTGGGGCTTGCGTTGGGGTGGGACGACGTGTTCACCCGGATCGCGCTGTTCTTCTCCAAGATGGCGGTGGTCACCTTCGGCGGCGCCTACGCCGTGCTGGCCTATGTCGCCCAGCAGGCGGTGGAGACCTATGGCTGGCTGCGGCCAGGGGAGATGCTGGACGGGCTGGGCATGGCGGAGACCACGCCGGGGCCGCTGATCATGGTGCTCCAGTTCGTGGGATTCATGGGCGCGTTCCGCGATCCGGGAAGCCTGCCGCCGATGCTGGCCGGCGTGCTGGCCGGGCTGCTGGCCACCTGGGTCACCTTCGTGCCCTGCTTCCTGTGGATCTTCCTGGGAGCGCCCTTCGTCGAGAAGCTGCGCGGCAACCGGGCCCTGGGCGCCGCGCTGGGCGCGATCACCGCCGCGGTGGTCGGGGTGATCCTGAACCTGGCGATCTGGTTCGCCTTGCACGTCCTGTTCCGGGAAGTGCGGGAGGTCCGGGTGGCCGGGATGACCGTGGACTGGCCGGTCCCGGCCTCCGTCGACGCGGCGGCGCTGCTGCTGAGCGCCGCCGCCCTTGTCGCGGTGTTCCGCTTCAAGGCCGGAGTGCTGACGGTGATCGGCGCGTGCGCCGCCGCCGGGCTGCTCCTGCACCTGGTCGGGTAA